In Maridesulfovibrio sp., the following proteins share a genomic window:
- the dnaN gene encoding DNA polymerase III subunit beta produces the protein MFLKVNRDEVIEGLQKSASIIPAKTGAAYLRTIWLKSEAGNLRIMSTDSNLEFCGTYPAEIVEEGLAGVQGRAFYDLVRKLPSGELTIKNDADGSSILVEQGARKYKLPVNDPTWFQKFSDFPSEGAVFWSGDFLLEMIERIAFCISDEDSMEAIACMNMIPATDEKGQYVEVCGLNGHQFARMKFINDDIHSILPEEGILIQKKYLAELKKWLTDDEIELSLSEKRLFFKTADGKETFSLPLSYYQYPNYKNFLSKLNDDDVSRMKVEKSELSMALDRISIFNTDSNRCASFLFNPGELVLFSQGQEVGTATESMEIEFSGEMERIAFPTKNLIEILGHFQSENINFTLTGTEAPCGVTGDDDNEYLVIVMPMKVQEETYYSEEDV, from the coding sequence ATGTTTTTAAAGGTGAATAGGGATGAAGTAATCGAAGGATTGCAGAAGTCTGCCAGCATCATTCCCGCCAAAACAGGAGCCGCTTACCTGCGCACCATCTGGCTGAAAAGCGAAGCCGGAAATCTGCGCATCATGTCCACTGATTCAAATCTTGAATTCTGCGGCACATATCCTGCCGAGATTGTGGAAGAGGGATTGGCTGGCGTTCAGGGACGCGCTTTCTATGATCTGGTCCGCAAACTTCCTTCCGGAGAACTGACTATCAAGAACGATGCTGACGGTTCTTCCATCCTGGTTGAGCAGGGAGCAAGAAAATACAAGCTGCCTGTGAATGATCCGACCTGGTTTCAGAAATTCTCCGATTTTCCTTCTGAAGGGGCAGTTTTCTGGTCCGGTGATTTCCTGTTGGAGATGATCGAAAGAATAGCTTTCTGCATCAGTGATGAAGATAGTATGGAAGCCATTGCCTGCATGAATATGATTCCTGCAACAGATGAGAAAGGTCAGTACGTTGAAGTCTGCGGCTTGAATGGACACCAGTTCGCACGGATGAAATTTATCAATGATGACATCCATTCAATTCTCCCTGAAGAAGGGATACTGATTCAGAAAAAGTATCTTGCTGAACTTAAGAAATGGCTGACTGATGATGAGATTGAACTCAGCCTCAGTGAAAAACGCCTTTTCTTCAAAACAGCAGATGGAAAGGAAACTTTCAGCCTGCCGCTGAGTTATTATCAATATCCGAACTACAAAAATTTTCTGTCCAAGCTCAATGATGACGATGTTTCCCGTATGAAGGTTGAAAAATCAGAGCTTTCCATGGCCTTGGATCGTATCTCTATTTTCAACACTGATTCAAACCGTTGTGCATCTTTTCTATTCAATCCCGGTGAACTGGTTCTTTTTTCACAGGGGCAGGAAGTTGGTACTGCGACCGAGTCCATGGAAATCGAGTTCTCCGGTGAAATGGAACGTATTGCCTTCCCCACCAAGAATCTCATTGAGATTCTCGGACATTTCCAGTCTGAAAACATCAATTTTACTTTGACCGGAACTGAAGCTCCATGCGGCGTTACCGGCGATGACGACAACGAATATCTCGTGATTGTCATGCCCATGAAAGTTCAGGAAGAGACTTACTACAGCGAGGAAGACGTTTAA
- a CDS encoding NAD(P)/FAD-dependent oxidoreductase: MSGKFDVIIAGAGPTGSTAARILAGKGFKVALIDKSEFPRKKLCGGLLTYKTTEVLNKIFDCDVDCLKKNGIINFESPEYSINYRDHNIRDAQSTIPFRFIDRVDFDYFLLKKAANAGAHIFTGEKISHCNYLDAEIKTASNHIFKGKYLIGADGVHSTIRNSVPYDKTKWRTDMAATIEIIFDEKDYPRKVTKPELYIGHLRAGYIWVFPANGKVVTGIGALKRCTKDFKKTYMDFLRNQGITNPESLPMHGYPLPYGNFMENPCFGRTLLAGDAAGLVEPLFGEGIFYALQTGRYAAESIVRGLTENKPAEQFYIERLNKYIFPELRYSNYLRWTLFYSQPLLKHMSFKVMFKSMPRILADMVHGIRSYKFLMKKEWD, encoded by the coding sequence GTGTCCGGTAAATTCGATGTAATTATTGCAGGCGCAGGTCCAACAGGATCAACTGCCGCCCGCATCCTTGCTGGTAAAGGTTTCAAGGTAGCTCTTATAGATAAATCAGAGTTCCCTAGAAAGAAACTCTGTGGCGGTCTTCTGACTTACAAAACCACAGAGGTGTTGAATAAAATATTCGATTGTGATGTTGATTGCCTTAAAAAAAATGGCATAATCAATTTTGAATCACCAGAATACTCCATCAATTACCGCGATCACAACATCCGGGATGCCCAGTCCACAATACCTTTCCGTTTTATAGACCGGGTGGATTTTGATTACTTCCTTCTGAAAAAAGCCGCAAATGCCGGAGCACATATTTTCACCGGTGAAAAAATCAGCCACTGCAATTATCTGGATGCTGAAATTAAAACAGCATCAAACCATATTTTTAAAGGAAAATACCTCATTGGTGCGGACGGTGTTCATTCAACCATCCGCAACTCAGTACCCTACGATAAAACAAAATGGCGAACGGACATGGCCGCCACCATAGAAATTATTTTCGATGAAAAGGATTACCCACGCAAAGTAACTAAGCCTGAACTCTACATCGGACATCTTAGAGCTGGATATATCTGGGTTTTTCCCGCAAATGGAAAAGTAGTTACCGGAATAGGTGCGCTTAAACGCTGCACAAAAGATTTCAAAAAAACCTATATGGATTTTCTGCGCAATCAGGGAATCACAAATCCTGAATCCCTGCCCATGCATGGCTATCCTCTGCCATATGGAAATTTCATGGAAAATCCATGTTTCGGACGCACTCTGCTCGCTGGAGATGCCGCCGGACTAGTAGAGCCGTTATTCGGTGAAGGAATCTTCTACGCCCTGCAAACCGGGCGTTACGCAGCCGAGTCAATAGTCCGCGGTCTGACAGAAAATAAACCAGCTGAACAATTCTATATTGAACGGCTCAATAAATATATTTTCCCCGAATTGCGCTATTCAAACTACCTGCGCTGGACACTCTTCTATTCACAGCCGCTCTTAAAACACATGTCATTCAAGGTGATGTTCAAATCCATGCCCAGAATTCTGGCTGATATGGTACATGGAATCAGGTCTTATAAATTTTTAATGAAAAAAGAATGGGATTAA
- the gyrB gene encoding DNA topoisomerase (ATP-hydrolyzing) subunit B, giving the protein MAPNQNYSAESITVLEGLAAVRKRPAMYIGSTDIRGLHHLVYEVVDNSIDEAMGGYCDKFKVTLHMDNSVTVSDNGRGIPVDIHPKQKKPALEIVMTVLHAGGKFDNDAYKVSGGLHGVGVSCVNALSEHLEATVRRGGKMYRQSYARGVPMGPVECIGDAVTTGTTVRFRPDEEIFETNQFDFNTLKKRFRELAYLNKGLEIEFVDERTNESASFKADGGIVSFVEDLNKGQNTVSEIIYAETETDNVITELAVQYNTGFKENTHTFANNIRTVEGGTHLAGFKGALTRAINTYIQNSDLPKKLKHKLSGDDVREGLTAVISVKLPDPQFEGQTKTKLGNSEMVGIVSGMVYDKLSSYFQENPKDAKAIVEKVVDAARAREAARKARDLVRRKGALSDHSLPGKLADCQSKDPSESELFIVEGDSAGGSAKQGRNPKHQAILPLRGKILNVEKTRFDKMLGNKEIRALITAMGIGIGQEEGEKDFDKLRYHKVVIMTDADVDGSHIRTLLLTFFFRQYEELIERGHLYIAQPPLYRIAKGKYEKFIKDDSELYSLLIQRVAKDITIKTACGHEYHQESLIEMLDDIRFIKGKIGEAANMGISDSLFANLVSLDEKMTPEMFADNDPQTFISRMEKAGYKVVIERENTETEGEDRVFVVFENENGHRTRLAVEFFNSKLFRNTYDRNRKIVVECEGTDFIISRGETETEVSGIFKLLDGVMEEAYKGINLQRYKGLGEMNPEQLWETTMDPEKRTMLQVTIEDATAANEIFEDLMGDNVEPRRDFIEKNALAVQELDI; this is encoded by the coding sequence ATGGCTCCCAATCAGAATTACAGCGCGGAATCTATTACGGTCCTTGAGGGACTTGCCGCGGTTAGAAAAAGACCTGCCATGTATATCGGCTCCACCGATATCAGGGGTTTGCACCATCTTGTTTACGAGGTGGTGGATAACTCCATCGATGAGGCCATGGGCGGGTATTGCGACAAATTCAAGGTAACCCTGCACATGGATAACAGCGTTACCGTATCCGACAACGGACGTGGCATTCCTGTTGATATCCATCCCAAACAGAAAAAGCCGGCCCTTGAGATCGTTATGACCGTGCTTCACGCCGGCGGTAAATTCGATAACGATGCCTACAAAGTTTCAGGCGGTCTGCACGGGGTTGGTGTTTCATGCGTAAACGCCCTCTCTGAGCATCTTGAGGCTACAGTTCGACGCGGGGGTAAGATGTACCGCCAAAGTTACGCTAGAGGGGTTCCTATGGGCCCTGTGGAGTGTATTGGTGATGCAGTGACCACCGGAACAACCGTTCGCTTCCGTCCTGATGAGGAAATTTTTGAAACCAACCAGTTTGATTTCAATACCCTCAAAAAACGTTTCCGCGAGCTGGCCTACCTGAACAAAGGCCTTGAGATCGAGTTTGTTGATGAACGGACCAATGAAAGTGCAAGCTTCAAAGCTGACGGCGGAATTGTCTCCTTTGTCGAAGATTTGAACAAAGGGCAGAACACTGTTTCAGAGATTATTTACGCCGAAACCGAAACCGATAACGTGATTACTGAACTGGCAGTGCAGTACAACACCGGTTTTAAAGAGAACACACATACTTTTGCCAACAATATCCGTACCGTGGAAGGCGGAACACATCTGGCAGGTTTCAAAGGCGCGCTGACCCGTGCCATCAACACCTACATCCAGAACTCGGATCTGCCCAAGAAGCTCAAGCACAAGCTTTCCGGGGATGATGTTCGCGAAGGCCTCACAGCTGTTATCAGCGTTAAACTTCCTGACCCGCAGTTTGAAGGGCAGACTAAGACCAAGCTTGGTAACTCCGAAATGGTCGGTATTGTATCCGGTATGGTTTATGACAAGCTTTCTTCCTATTTTCAGGAAAACCCGAAGGATGCCAAAGCCATTGTCGAAAAAGTTGTCGATGCAGCACGTGCACGTGAAGCAGCGCGTAAGGCACGTGATCTTGTGCGCAGGAAGGGTGCTCTTTCCGACCATTCATTGCCGGGTAAACTAGCTGACTGCCAGTCCAAGGATCCCAGCGAAAGTGAACTTTTTATCGTTGAGGGTGATTCCGCGGGTGGTTCTGCAAAACAGGGCCGTAACCCCAAGCATCAGGCTATTCTGCCTCTGCGCGGTAAAATTCTGAACGTAGAGAAGACCCGTTTCGACAAGATGCTCGGTAACAAGGAAATACGCGCACTTATCACCGCGATGGGTATCGGCATCGGTCAGGAGGAAGGTGAGAAGGATTTTGATAAACTGCGTTACCATAAAGTCGTTATCATGACTGACGCGGATGTCGACGGTTCCCACATTCGTACTCTGCTGCTGACTTTCTTCTTCCGTCAGTATGAAGAACTCATCGAACGCGGTCATCTCTATATTGCGCAGCCGCCGCTGTACCGTATCGCCAAGGGTAAATATGAGAAATTCATCAAGGATGATTCAGAGCTTTACTCCCTGCTTATCCAGCGCGTGGCCAAAGATATCACCATCAAGACTGCATGCGGCCATGAATACCATCAGGAATCGCTCATTGAGATGCTTGATGACATTCGTTTTATAAAAGGCAAAATAGGCGAAGCCGCAAACATGGGCATTTCCGATTCTCTGTTCGCAAATCTGGTCAGCCTTGACGAGAAGATGACCCCCGAAATGTTCGCCGATAATGATCCGCAGACCTTCATATCCAGGATGGAAAAGGCTGGTTACAAAGTCGTTATCGAACGGGAGAATACAGAAACTGAAGGTGAAGACCGCGTTTTCGTTGTTTTTGAAAACGAAAACGGACACCGCACCAGACTGGCTGTAGAGTTCTTTAACTCCAAGTTGTTCCGCAACACTTATGACCGCAACCGCAAAATCGTTGTCGAGTGTGAAGGTACTGATTTCATTATTTCGCGTGGTGAAACAGAAACTGAAGTCAGTGGTATTTTTAAGCTGCTCGATGGCGTCATGGAAGAAGCCTATAAAGGCATAAACCTTCAGCGCTATAAAGGTCTTGGTGAAATGAACCCCGAACAGCTGTGGGAAACCACTATGGACCCGGAAAAGAGGACCATGCTGCAGGTAACTATCGAAGATGCTACCGCCGCCAACGAAATCTTTGAAGATCTCATGGGTGACAACGTTGAACCGCGTCGCGATTTCATTGAGAAAAACGCACTGGCTGTTCAAGAGTTAGATATTTAA
- a CDS encoding DMT family transporter has translation MNTKSLKADMLLLITAIIWGAAFVAQRVGMDFMGPLTFNAVRFALGAAALVPLIKRIDREKKKDGTYLEVDKKSFIKGSLIAGGALFMGATFQQWGLVYTTAGNAGFITGLYVVFVPIMGLFFKQKTGLPTWIGAVLAVIGMYLLSVNEGFHIEMGDLLVLVCAVFFAGHVVVISLLSSKIDPVKFAAGQFVVCSAFSFIGAFSFETMTFAGIWAGIVPILYGGLMSVGVAYTLQVVAQQEAKPAHAAIILSLESVFAALAGWLLLGEILTTQGLIGCGLMLCGMLLSQIKS, from the coding sequence ATGAATACCAAGAGCCTGAAAGCCGATATGCTACTGCTCATAACCGCTATTATCTGGGGTGCGGCATTTGTAGCCCAGCGGGTGGGAATGGACTTTATGGGACCGCTCACGTTCAACGCGGTCCGTTTTGCCCTAGGTGCTGCTGCACTGGTTCCGCTCATCAAGCGCATTGACCGGGAAAAAAAGAAAGACGGTACTTATCTTGAAGTTGATAAGAAAAGTTTTATCAAGGGCAGTCTGATTGCCGGCGGGGCTCTTTTTATGGGCGCAACTTTCCAGCAGTGGGGTTTAGTTTATACCACAGCTGGAAATGCAGGATTTATCACCGGACTGTACGTAGTGTTTGTTCCTATTATGGGGTTGTTTTTCAAGCAGAAGACCGGGCTTCCTACATGGATAGGTGCGGTTCTGGCTGTGATCGGTATGTATCTTCTTTCAGTTAATGAAGGTTTTCATATCGAGATGGGAGATCTGTTGGTACTTGTGTGTGCAGTCTTTTTTGCCGGGCATGTTGTTGTTATTTCATTGCTGTCGAGCAAGATTGATCCTGTCAAGTTCGCGGCCGGGCAGTTTGTTGTCTGTTCCGCATTCAGTTTTATCGGTGCATTTTCTTTTGAGACTATGACATTTGCTGGCATCTGGGCCGGAATTGTACCCATTCTTTACGGCGGACTTATGTCTGTCGGAGTGGCCTATACTTTGCAGGTTGTTGCCCAGCAGGAAGCCAAGCCCGCCCATGCCGCAATTATCCTTAGTCTGGAGTCTGTGTTTGCTGCACTTGCAGGGTGGTTGCTGCTCGGAGAAATCCTTACAACACAAGGCTTAATAGGTTGTGGGCTGATGCTTTGCGGTATGTTGTTGTCGCAGATTAAATCTTGA
- a CDS encoding DUF362 domain-containing protein, producing MSKVYFWNLRTTRKSPHALKMKKLLKQSGLNALTDPGNLVALKVHFGESGNTGYLNALNLRPIVDFLKKAGAKPFFTDTSTLYVGDRGESVSHGLLAARHGYDPNLTGAPVMFADGLRGEYESTIHYDGKYISEAHVGGMFLEADMMVTLNHVKGHGLAGYGGAIKNIGMGCASKKGKMHIHDSTGPHLHPEKCTGCGVCITECAAKALDIDDDGAVLMSGKCTGCGRCFLSCRYGAISIDWKSDVEIFTRRLIEYNKAILDNLKRPAMHINFLMNITPDCDCHGYSDAPICPDLGIMISSDPVAVDQASLDMINAAPPLYPSRLPEGLSNGDDKFKALVPDTPDNFGLKYAEEIGLGSRNYKLVTI from the coding sequence ATGTCTAAAGTATATTTCTGGAATCTGCGTACAACACGCAAATCGCCGCATGCCTTGAAAATGAAAAAACTGCTTAAGCAGTCCGGGCTGAATGCTCTCACTGACCCGGGCAACCTGGTGGCACTCAAAGTCCACTTCGGTGAAAGCGGAAACACCGGATACCTCAACGCTCTCAACCTGCGCCCTATTGTTGATTTCTTGAAAAAAGCAGGCGCCAAGCCTTTCTTCACCGATACCAGTACACTGTATGTCGGTGATCGAGGTGAGTCAGTCTCACACGGTCTTCTGGCTGCACGACACGGGTATGATCCCAACTTAACCGGAGCTCCGGTCATGTTTGCGGATGGTCTGCGCGGTGAATATGAATCAACCATTCACTATGACGGGAAATATATTTCTGAAGCTCACGTAGGCGGCATGTTCCTGGAAGCAGACATGATGGTTACTCTGAACCACGTTAAAGGTCACGGACTTGCAGGATACGGCGGAGCCATCAAAAATATAGGCATGGGATGCGCTTCCAAAAAAGGGAAAATGCATATTCATGATTCAACAGGGCCCCATCTGCACCCAGAAAAATGTACCGGATGCGGTGTCTGCATCACCGAATGTGCTGCCAAAGCGCTGGATATTGATGATGACGGGGCTGTATTAATGTCCGGAAAATGCACCGGATGCGGCCGCTGTTTCCTCTCCTGCAGATACGGTGCGATCTCAATCGACTGGAAAAGTGATGTCGAGATCTTCACCAGAAGACTCATTGAATACAACAAAGCTATTCTGGACAATCTTAAACGTCCGGCCATGCACATCAACTTTCTCATGAACATCACCCCGGACTGTGACTGTCACGGCTACAGCGATGCTCCTATATGTCCTGATCTCGGGATTATGATTTCTTCAGACCCCGTAGCTGTGGATCAGGCTTCGCTTGACATGATCAATGCCGCCCCGCCACTTTATCCCAGCCGCCTGCCGGAAGGACTAAGCAACGGTGATGATAAGTTCAAAGCTCTTGTACCTGATACCCCAGACAATTTCGGACTTAAGTATGCTGAAGAAATAGGTTTAGGATCACGTAACTACAAGCTGGTTACTATTTAA
- a CDS encoding homocysteine biosynthesis protein, producing MATTFEVTKTISEINERIKKGKAVVVNAEEMVDIVRSKGKVEAAKEIDVVTTGTFSPMCSSGMFFNIGQVPPLIKTSQVWLNNVPAYAGLAGVDSYIGVTEPAADDPLNKVHPGRFTYGGGHVIEDLIAGKTVRLKAKAYGTDCYPRREIEKDVSLKDLKDVTLLNPRNCYQNYNAAVNMTSRTVYTYMGPLKPNQRNVNFATSGQLSPLFNDPYLRTIGMGTRIFLAGAKGYVIGAGTQHVTNPQRNERGIPLTPSGTLMLKSSNVSEMDARYFRGLSFHGYGCTASIGVGIPIPILNEEIAWFTGVSDADIQMPVKDYGYDYPNGVANILAHVTLEELKSGSINLNGKDIPTVPLTSHSISLEIANKLKDWIENGEFLLTEPVEEIVSE from the coding sequence ATGGCCACTACCTTTGAAGTCACCAAGACAATCAGTGAAATCAACGAACGTATCAAGAAAGGTAAGGCTGTAGTCGTCAATGCTGAAGAAATGGTCGATATTGTCCGTTCCAAAGGCAAAGTTGAAGCAGCCAAAGAGATAGATGTAGTCACCACCGGGACTTTCTCTCCCATGTGCTCTTCTGGAATGTTTTTCAATATCGGGCAGGTTCCGCCGCTAATTAAGACTTCGCAGGTCTGGCTGAACAATGTTCCAGCTTATGCAGGACTTGCTGGCGTTGATTCCTACATCGGTGTGACAGAGCCCGCTGCGGATGATCCGTTGAATAAAGTTCATCCCGGACGTTTCACATACGGCGGCGGTCACGTAATCGAAGATCTCATTGCCGGAAAAACAGTACGCCTCAAAGCAAAAGCTTACGGAACCGACTGCTATCCGCGCCGTGAAATAGAAAAAGATGTTTCCCTGAAGGATCTCAAGGACGTAACTCTCCTGAACCCGCGCAACTGTTACCAGAACTATAATGCCGCGGTGAACATGACCAGCAGGACCGTTTACACATACATGGGACCGCTTAAGCCCAATCAGCGTAATGTGAACTTTGCTACATCGGGTCAGCTTTCTCCCCTGTTCAATGATCCTTACCTGCGGACTATCGGTATGGGGACACGTATTTTCCTCGCCGGAGCCAAAGGTTATGTTATCGGGGCCGGAACACAGCATGTGACGAACCCGCAGCGTAATGAACGCGGTATACCGCTTACTCCGTCCGGTACTCTTATGCTTAAATCCAGCAATGTATCTGAAATGGATGCCCGTTATTTCCGAGGGCTCAGTTTCCACGGATACGGCTGTACCGCATCAATCGGTGTCGGTATACCGATTCCTATCCTGAACGAGGAGATAGCGTGGTTTACCGGCGTCTCAGATGCAGATATTCAGATGCCGGTCAAGGATTACGGTTATGACTATCCCAATGGCGTTGCAAATATCCTCGCCCATGTGACCCTTGAAGAGCTCAAGTCCGGATCCATTAACTTGAACGGCAAGGATATCCCAACAGTTCCTTTGACCAGTCATTCCATATCTCTGGAAATTGCTAACAAGCTCAAAGATTGGATCGAAAATGGTGAATTCCTGTTGACTGAGCCTGTTGAAGAGATTGTATCTGAATAA
- a CDS encoding DnaA/Hda family protein, translating into MKEALRNHLLNSCSDSELARWYDPINIDISDENGEVVVTFPHAFFGQWFKSSIQDRFEEQLGQFLGNGFSVSYSNNGSFGSTVQEQPVSVKKIDFPFGHNFTFENFLISKKNYFPLASAKEVARVENVSFNPFVICGKSGAGKSHLLKAIANEVCKKVDREKIFIGNVDDMQNIYSVRFSGDLMRARNYFFEFEYLFLDDLKQIKKYEHLQQELISIFNNFYEHGKQMVFSCSDKLASYDFLNKNLKSRLEWGLIVTLKRPDLEIRAKYIQKQCRLKKLPLSKDQILTLSQRFQDFRYLQGIIIKLSAFRELVRKNMDDRDFEHILSNTEEKADETLTPEYVIESVASHFNLKPSDLTGSKRHKMVAHARQVAMYLCRDLLGISYPALGRTFGGKDHSTVLYSVKKIQELQRDDKVLKRLLIDLKNKCLLRVSN; encoded by the coding sequence GTGAAAGAAGCACTTAGAAACCATCTTTTAAATTCATGCTCAGATTCCGAGCTGGCCCGCTGGTACGACCCCATAAATATCGACATTTCCGACGAGAACGGGGAAGTTGTAGTGACTTTCCCTCACGCTTTTTTCGGGCAATGGTTCAAGTCCAGTATTCAGGACCGCTTTGAAGAACAACTGGGACAATTTCTGGGGAATGGATTCTCCGTATCATACTCCAATAACGGTTCGTTCGGCTCAACCGTTCAGGAACAGCCTGTAAGTGTGAAAAAAATCGATTTTCCCTTCGGGCATAACTTCACCTTTGAAAATTTCCTGATCAGCAAAAAAAACTACTTTCCCCTTGCCTCAGCCAAGGAGGTCGCCCGTGTCGAGAATGTATCATTCAACCCATTTGTAATCTGCGGCAAGAGCGGGGCTGGGAAGTCACATCTATTGAAAGCCATTGCCAATGAAGTATGCAAGAAAGTTGACCGCGAAAAAATATTCATTGGTAACGTTGATGACATGCAGAATATATACTCGGTCCGATTCAGCGGAGACCTCATGCGTGCCAGAAATTATTTTTTTGAATTCGAGTACTTATTCCTCGACGATCTCAAACAGATTAAAAAATACGAACACCTGCAGCAGGAGCTTATTTCCATTTTCAACAACTTTTATGAACATGGAAAACAAATGGTATTCAGCTGCTCCGATAAATTGGCTTCCTACGACTTTTTGAACAAAAACCTGAAATCAAGACTGGAATGGGGACTGATAGTCACCCTGAAAAGACCTGACCTTGAGATCAGGGCCAAATATATTCAGAAGCAGTGCAGACTGAAAAAACTGCCCTTGAGCAAAGATCAGATCCTTACTCTATCCCAGCGTTTTCAGGACTTCAGATATTTGCAGGGCATCATCATCAAACTTTCTGCATTCCGTGAACTTGTGCGCAAGAACATGGATGACCGGGATTTTGAACATATCCTGAGCAACACGGAAGAAAAGGCCGACGAGACACTTACCCCGGAGTATGTGATTGAGTCAGTAGCCTCCCACTTCAATCTCAAACCTTCCGACCTTACAGGCAGCAAAAGGCACAAGATGGTTGCCCACGCCAGGCAGGTGGCCATGTACCTTTGCCGGGATCTTTTAGGCATATCCTACCCAGCCCTAGGTCGGACTTTTGGAGGTAAAGACCACTCGACTGTACTATATTCTGTAAAAAAAATACAAGAATTACAGAGGGATGATAAGGTTTTGAAAAGACTGTTGATAGACTTGAAGAATAAATGTCTTTTGCGTGTCTCAAACTGA
- a CDS encoding HAD family hydrolase produces the protein MKKIEAIVFDFDGTLAELTIDFDEMKKRLKALGRAFLDPLPEKTDIPALEWVDYIASCLADEDPDLGKEFHTRCRFLIITMEVEAARNGKLFPFTCDILSSLRNSGIKTGIITRNTASAVRELVPEINDISGCFLSREDVQNVKPHPDHLFKALEVIGVEPANTLMVGDHPMDIETGKRAGSMTAGVATGRMSVEELQKAEPDFVASNCAELIQLLEKEGLIMNR, from the coding sequence ATGAAAAAAATAGAAGCAATCGTATTTGATTTTGACGGAACTTTAGCAGAGCTGACAATTGATTTTGATGAAATGAAGAAAAGGCTTAAAGCCTTAGGCAGGGCTTTTCTTGATCCTCTGCCGGAGAAAACTGACATTCCGGCCCTTGAATGGGTGGACTATATTGCAAGTTGCCTTGCTGATGAAGACCCTGATCTGGGTAAGGAATTCCATACCCGTTGCCGTTTTCTGATTATCACAATGGAGGTCGAAGCCGCCCGCAACGGAAAGCTTTTTCCTTTTACCTGTGATATTTTATCCAGTCTGCGCAATTCCGGGATAAAGACCGGAATCATTACCCGTAATACAGCATCTGCCGTACGTGAACTGGTTCCGGAAATTAATGATATTTCCGGATGTTTTCTTTCCCGTGAAGATGTTCAAAATGTGAAACCGCATCCGGATCATCTGTTCAAAGCCCTTGAAGTCATAGGTGTTGAACCAGCTAATACACTTATGGTCGGTGACCATCCCATGGACATTGAAACTGGCAAGCGGGCGGGGTCCATGACTGCCGGTGTAGCAACAGGCAGGATGTCTGTTGAAGAACTTCAAAAAGCAGAACCTGATTTTGTGGCTTCAAATTGTGCAGAATTGATTCAATTACTTGAAAAAGAAGGATTAATTATGAACAGATAG